One genomic region from Rosa rugosa chromosome 1, drRosRugo1.1, whole genome shotgun sequence encodes:
- the LOC133744360 gene encoding uncharacterized protein LOC133744360, with protein sequence MGALLKLVDAVLFVFFVVIAVAAPLIDAQTCLPESLFPSVLVELKNWYAREYGDYLMTQKPHFIVGIVWLELLFQWPLALANLYGILASKSWFSTTCLIYGVSVFTSMVTILSELIQSGKASDKLLFMYFPFLGLGVLAILRGLLTPSRTSSSMIGKRPMLGRKKKA encoded by the exons ATGGGTGCTCTGTTAAAGCTTGTGGACGCCGTCCTCTTCGTCTTCTTCGTCGTAATCGCGGTGGCGGCGCCGTTAATCGACGCGCAGACGTGTCTGCCTGAGAGCCTCTTCCCAAGCGTATTAGTTGAGCTCAAGAACTGGTACGCGCGTGAGTACGGCGACTATCTCATGACCCAGAAGCCTCATTTCATCGTTGGGATCGTCTGGCTTGAGCTACTGTTTCAGTGGCCTCTTGCTCTTGCCAACCTGTACGGAATTTTGGCCTCCAAGTCTTGGTTTAGCACCACCTGCTTGATCTATGGCGTCTCTGTTTTCACCTCCATG GTGACTATATTATCAGAACTGATTCAGTCCGGCAAGGCTTCTGATAAGCTGTTGTTTATGTACTTCCCTTTCCTGGGGTTGGGTGTTTTGGCCATACTGCGTGGGCTGCTGACACCTTCCAGGACGAGTAGTTCAATGATCGGCAAGAGACCTATGTTGGGCAGGAAAAAGAAGGCTTGA
- the LOC133726050 gene encoding homeobox-leucine zipper protein HDG2 isoform X2: protein MPAGIMIPARNMPSMMGSNGNLGGYGSSSGLTLGQPNMMEGGGHFGNPLDMMATQNTSESELNARLGDDFDSATKSGSENLEGGGSGDDGQDPRPNKKKRYHRHTQHQIQEMEAFFKECPHPDDKQRKELSRELGLEPLQVKFWFQNKRTQMKTQHERHENTSLRNENEKLRADNMRYREALSNASCPNCGGPTAIGEMSFDEHHLRLENARLREEIDRISAIAAKYVGKPVGNYPLISSPVPPNRSPLDLGVGNMGTSPHHSFLLNSDMYAPGDIMRSIGAPSEADKPMIIELAVAAMEELIRMAQIGEPLWMNSIDGSTTVLNEDEYIRTFPRGIVPKQSGFKCEASRESAVVIMNHNNLVEILMDVNQWSTVFSGIVSRAMTLDVLSTGVAGNYNGALQVMTAEFQVPSPLVPTRESYFVRYCKQHVDGTWAVVDVSLDNQRGYTSALKSCQRRPSGCLIQEMPNGYSKVTWIEHVEVDERGVHNLYKQLVNSGNAFGAKRWVATLDRQCERLASALATNIPTGDVGVITTQEGRKSMLKLAERMVISFCAGVSASTTHTWTTLSGTGADDVRVMTRKSVDDPGRPPGIVLSAATSFWLPVPPKRVFEFLRDENSRNEWDILSNGGVVQEMAHIANGRDTGNCVSLLRSANSSQSNMLILQESCTDSTASYVIYAPVDIVAMNVVLNGSDPDYVALLPSGFAILPDGTSGSNNGEGESGGSLLTVAFQILVDSVPTAKLSLGSVATVNNLIACTVERIKASLSLDNEA, encoded by the exons ATGCCGGCCGGTATTATGATTCCAGCGAGAAATATGCCTTCGATGATGGGAAGCAATGGGAATCTTGGTGGGTATGGATCATCTTCAGGACTTACTCTTGGTCAG CCAAACATGATGGAAGGTGGAGGTCATTTCGGAAACCCACTGGACATGATGGCCACTCAGAACACATCAGAAAGCGAGCTGAATGCACGTCTCGGTGATGATTTCGACAGTGCTACAAAATCTGGCAGCGAGAACCTGGAAGGAGGTGGCTCCGGCGACGATGGACAAGACCCTCGCCCcaacaagaagaagagataTCACCGCCACACGCAGCACCAGATCCAAGAAATGGAAGC tttcttcaaGGAGTGTCCACACCCTGATGACAAGCAAAGGAAGGAATTGAGTCGAGAGTTAGGTTTGGAACCATTACAAGTTAAATTTTGGTTCCAAAACAAGCGCACCCAGATGAAG ACGCAGCATGAGAGGCATGAGAACACGAGCCTTCgtaatgaaaatgaaaagctTCGAGCTGATAACATGAGATATCGAGAGGCACTGAGCAATGCATCATGTCCTAATTGCGGAGGCCCAACGGCTATTGGAGAGATGTCCTTCGATGAGCATCATTTGAGACTTGAAAATGCTCGATTAAGAGAAGAG ATTGATAGAATATCAGCAATTGCTGCTAAATATGTCGGCAAGCCAGTGGGGAACTACCCTCTTATATCTTCACCAGTTCCTCCTAACCGCAGTCCACTTGATCTTGGAGTGGGAAACATGGGGACCAGTCCTCACCACAGCTTCTTATTAAACTCAGACATGTATGCTCCAGGAGACATTATGCGGTCAATCGGTGCACCTAGTGAGGCAGATAAGCCCATGATTATTGAGCTTGCAGTTGCAGCTATGGAGGAGCTAATCCGAATGGCTCAAATTGGTGAACCTTTGTGGATGAATAGCATTGATGGATCAACTACTGTGCTCAATGAGGATGAGTACATTCGAACATTTCCTCGTGGAATTGTGCCAAAACAATCTGGATTCAAATGTGAAGCTTCGCGGGAGAGTGCTGTTGTCATTATGAACCACAATAACCTTGTTGAGATTCTCATGGATGTG AATCAATGGTCAACTGTATTTTCGGGGATTGTATCAAGAGCTATGACTCTGGATGTGCTATCAACTGGAGTAGCAGGAAACTACAATGGAGCCTTGCAAGTG ATGACAGCCGAATTTCAAGTACCATCTCCATTGGTTCCAACTCGTGAGAGTTATTTTGTGAGGTACTGTAAGCAGCATGTCGATGGCACTTGGGCAGTGGTTGATGTCTCCTTGGACAATCAACGCGGCTATACTTCTGCTCTGAAATCATGCCAAAGAAGACCTTCTGGTTGTCTCATCCAAGAAATGCCAAATGGATACTCAAAG GTTACATGGATTGAGCATGTAGAAGTGGATGAAAGAGGTGTTCACAATCTGTACAAGCAGCTGGTCAACTCTGGCAATGCATTCGGGGCAAAAAGATGGGTTGCGACCTTGGACCGCCAATGTGAGCGTCTTGCCAGCGCCTTGGCGACAAACATCCCTACCGGTGATGTTGGTG TGATAACAACTCAAGAAGGGAGGAAGAGCATGTTGAAGCTGGCCGAGAGAATGGTTATAAGTTTCTGTGCTGGAGTGAGTGCATCTACCACTCATACATGGACGACGCTCTCTGGAACAGGGGCTGATGATGTTCGTGTGATGACCCGAAAGAGTGTGGATGATCCAGGCAGGCCTCCAGGCATTGTTCTCAGCGCTGCAACCTCATTCTGGCTTCCTGTCCCCCCCAAAAGGGTCTTTGAGTTCCTTCGTGATGAGAACTCACGAAATGAG TGGGATATCCTCTCCAATGGTGGCGTCGTGCAAGAAATGGCGCACATAGCCAACGGACGTGACACTGGGAACTGCGTGTCACTACTTCGA AGTGCCAATTCAAGTCAGAGCAACATGCTCATACTGCAGGAGAGCTGCACTGACTCAACGGCATCATATGTAATCTATGCCCCTGTGGACATAGTTGCTATGAATGTCGTTCTGAATGGCAGTGACCCTGACTATGTTGCCCTGCTGCCATCTGGGTTTGCTATACTCCCAGATGGAACTAGCGGGAGCAACAACGGGGAAGGTGAATCTGGAGGGTCCTTGTTGACTGTTGCCTTCCAGATCCTGGTGGATTCAGTTCCCACCGCAAAGCTGTCCCTGGGGTCTGTTGCAACAGTCAACAACCTCATAGCTTGCACAGTCGAGCGGATCAAGGCCTCATTGTCCTTGGACAATGAAGCCTGA
- the LOC133726050 gene encoding homeobox-leucine zipper protein HDG2 isoform X3: MDLFQPNMMEGGGHFGNPLDMMATQNTSESELNARLGDDFDSATKSGSENLEGGGSGDDGQDPRPNKKKRYHRHTQHQIQEMEAFFKECPHPDDKQRKELSRELGLEPLQVKFWFQNKRTQMKTQHERHENTSLRNENEKLRADNMRYREALSNASCPNCGGPTAIGEMSFDEHHLRLENARLREEIDRISAIAAKYVGKPVGNYPLISSPVPPNRSPLDLGVGNMGTSPHHSFLLNSDMYAPGDIMRSIGAPSEADKPMIIELAVAAMEELIRMAQIGEPLWMNSIDGSTTVLNEDEYIRTFPRGIVPKQSGFKCEASRESAVVIMNHNNLVEILMDVNQWSTVFSGIVSRAMTLDVLSTGVAGNYNGALQVMTAEFQVPSPLVPTRESYFVRYCKQHVDGTWAVVDVSLDNQRGYTSALKSCQRRPSGCLIQEMPNGYSKVTWIEHVEVDERGVHNLYKQLVNSGNAFGAKRWVATLDRQCERLASALATNIPTGDVGVITTQEGRKSMLKLAERMVISFCAGVSASTTHTWTTLSGTGADDVRVMTRKSVDDPGRPPGIVLSAATSFWLPVPPKRVFEFLRDENSRNEWDILSNGGVVQEMAHIANGRDTGNCVSLLRVNSANSSQSNMLILQESCTDSTASYVIYAPVDIVAMNVVLNGSDPDYVALLPSGFAILPDGTSGSNNGEGESGGSLLTVAFQILVDSVPTAKLSLGSVATVNNLIACTVERIKASLSLDNEA; this comes from the exons ATGGATTTGTTCCAGCCAAACATGATGGAAGGTGGAGGTCATTTCGGAAACCCACTGGACATGATGGCCACTCAGAACACATCAGAAAGCGAGCTGAATGCACGTCTCGGTGATGATTTCGACAGTGCTACAAAATCTGGCAGCGAGAACCTGGAAGGAGGTGGCTCCGGCGACGATGGACAAGACCCTCGCCCcaacaagaagaagagataTCACCGCCACACGCAGCACCAGATCCAAGAAATGGAAGC tttcttcaaGGAGTGTCCACACCCTGATGACAAGCAAAGGAAGGAATTGAGTCGAGAGTTAGGTTTGGAACCATTACAAGTTAAATTTTGGTTCCAAAACAAGCGCACCCAGATGAAG ACGCAGCATGAGAGGCATGAGAACACGAGCCTTCgtaatgaaaatgaaaagctTCGAGCTGATAACATGAGATATCGAGAGGCACTGAGCAATGCATCATGTCCTAATTGCGGAGGCCCAACGGCTATTGGAGAGATGTCCTTCGATGAGCATCATTTGAGACTTGAAAATGCTCGATTAAGAGAAGAG ATTGATAGAATATCAGCAATTGCTGCTAAATATGTCGGCAAGCCAGTGGGGAACTACCCTCTTATATCTTCACCAGTTCCTCCTAACCGCAGTCCACTTGATCTTGGAGTGGGAAACATGGGGACCAGTCCTCACCACAGCTTCTTATTAAACTCAGACATGTATGCTCCAGGAGACATTATGCGGTCAATCGGTGCACCTAGTGAGGCAGATAAGCCCATGATTATTGAGCTTGCAGTTGCAGCTATGGAGGAGCTAATCCGAATGGCTCAAATTGGTGAACCTTTGTGGATGAATAGCATTGATGGATCAACTACTGTGCTCAATGAGGATGAGTACATTCGAACATTTCCTCGTGGAATTGTGCCAAAACAATCTGGATTCAAATGTGAAGCTTCGCGGGAGAGTGCTGTTGTCATTATGAACCACAATAACCTTGTTGAGATTCTCATGGATGTG AATCAATGGTCAACTGTATTTTCGGGGATTGTATCAAGAGCTATGACTCTGGATGTGCTATCAACTGGAGTAGCAGGAAACTACAATGGAGCCTTGCAAGTG ATGACAGCCGAATTTCAAGTACCATCTCCATTGGTTCCAACTCGTGAGAGTTATTTTGTGAGGTACTGTAAGCAGCATGTCGATGGCACTTGGGCAGTGGTTGATGTCTCCTTGGACAATCAACGCGGCTATACTTCTGCTCTGAAATCATGCCAAAGAAGACCTTCTGGTTGTCTCATCCAAGAAATGCCAAATGGATACTCAAAG GTTACATGGATTGAGCATGTAGAAGTGGATGAAAGAGGTGTTCACAATCTGTACAAGCAGCTGGTCAACTCTGGCAATGCATTCGGGGCAAAAAGATGGGTTGCGACCTTGGACCGCCAATGTGAGCGTCTTGCCAGCGCCTTGGCGACAAACATCCCTACCGGTGATGTTGGTG TGATAACAACTCAAGAAGGGAGGAAGAGCATGTTGAAGCTGGCCGAGAGAATGGTTATAAGTTTCTGTGCTGGAGTGAGTGCATCTACCACTCATACATGGACGACGCTCTCTGGAACAGGGGCTGATGATGTTCGTGTGATGACCCGAAAGAGTGTGGATGATCCAGGCAGGCCTCCAGGCATTGTTCTCAGCGCTGCAACCTCATTCTGGCTTCCTGTCCCCCCCAAAAGGGTCTTTGAGTTCCTTCGTGATGAGAACTCACGAAATGAG TGGGATATCCTCTCCAATGGTGGCGTCGTGCAAGAAATGGCGCACATAGCCAACGGACGTGACACTGGGAACTGCGTGTCACTACTTCGAGTAAAT AGTGCCAATTCAAGTCAGAGCAACATGCTCATACTGCAGGAGAGCTGCACTGACTCAACGGCATCATATGTAATCTATGCCCCTGTGGACATAGTTGCTATGAATGTCGTTCTGAATGGCAGTGACCCTGACTATGTTGCCCTGCTGCCATCTGGGTTTGCTATACTCCCAGATGGAACTAGCGGGAGCAACAACGGGGAAGGTGAATCTGGAGGGTCCTTGTTGACTGTTGCCTTCCAGATCCTGGTGGATTCAGTTCCCACCGCAAAGCTGTCCCTGGGGTCTGTTGCAACAGTCAACAACCTCATAGCTTGCACAGTCGAGCGGATCAAGGCCTCATTGTCCTTGGACAATGAAGCCTGA
- the LOC133726050 gene encoding homeobox-leucine zipper protein HDG2 isoform X1, producing the protein MPAGIMIPARNMPSMMGSNGNLGGYGSSSGLTLGQPNMMEGGGHFGNPLDMMATQNTSESELNARLGDDFDSATKSGSENLEGGGSGDDGQDPRPNKKKRYHRHTQHQIQEMEAFFKECPHPDDKQRKELSRELGLEPLQVKFWFQNKRTQMKTQHERHENTSLRNENEKLRADNMRYREALSNASCPNCGGPTAIGEMSFDEHHLRLENARLREEIDRISAIAAKYVGKPVGNYPLISSPVPPNRSPLDLGVGNMGTSPHHSFLLNSDMYAPGDIMRSIGAPSEADKPMIIELAVAAMEELIRMAQIGEPLWMNSIDGSTTVLNEDEYIRTFPRGIVPKQSGFKCEASRESAVVIMNHNNLVEILMDVNQWSTVFSGIVSRAMTLDVLSTGVAGNYNGALQVMTAEFQVPSPLVPTRESYFVRYCKQHVDGTWAVVDVSLDNQRGYTSALKSCQRRPSGCLIQEMPNGYSKVTWIEHVEVDERGVHNLYKQLVNSGNAFGAKRWVATLDRQCERLASALATNIPTGDVGVITTQEGRKSMLKLAERMVISFCAGVSASTTHTWTTLSGTGADDVRVMTRKSVDDPGRPPGIVLSAATSFWLPVPPKRVFEFLRDENSRNEWDILSNGGVVQEMAHIANGRDTGNCVSLLRVNSANSSQSNMLILQESCTDSTASYVIYAPVDIVAMNVVLNGSDPDYVALLPSGFAILPDGTSGSNNGEGESGGSLLTVAFQILVDSVPTAKLSLGSVATVNNLIACTVERIKASLSLDNEA; encoded by the exons ATGCCGGCCGGTATTATGATTCCAGCGAGAAATATGCCTTCGATGATGGGAAGCAATGGGAATCTTGGTGGGTATGGATCATCTTCAGGACTTACTCTTGGTCAG CCAAACATGATGGAAGGTGGAGGTCATTTCGGAAACCCACTGGACATGATGGCCACTCAGAACACATCAGAAAGCGAGCTGAATGCACGTCTCGGTGATGATTTCGACAGTGCTACAAAATCTGGCAGCGAGAACCTGGAAGGAGGTGGCTCCGGCGACGATGGACAAGACCCTCGCCCcaacaagaagaagagataTCACCGCCACACGCAGCACCAGATCCAAGAAATGGAAGC tttcttcaaGGAGTGTCCACACCCTGATGACAAGCAAAGGAAGGAATTGAGTCGAGAGTTAGGTTTGGAACCATTACAAGTTAAATTTTGGTTCCAAAACAAGCGCACCCAGATGAAG ACGCAGCATGAGAGGCATGAGAACACGAGCCTTCgtaatgaaaatgaaaagctTCGAGCTGATAACATGAGATATCGAGAGGCACTGAGCAATGCATCATGTCCTAATTGCGGAGGCCCAACGGCTATTGGAGAGATGTCCTTCGATGAGCATCATTTGAGACTTGAAAATGCTCGATTAAGAGAAGAG ATTGATAGAATATCAGCAATTGCTGCTAAATATGTCGGCAAGCCAGTGGGGAACTACCCTCTTATATCTTCACCAGTTCCTCCTAACCGCAGTCCACTTGATCTTGGAGTGGGAAACATGGGGACCAGTCCTCACCACAGCTTCTTATTAAACTCAGACATGTATGCTCCAGGAGACATTATGCGGTCAATCGGTGCACCTAGTGAGGCAGATAAGCCCATGATTATTGAGCTTGCAGTTGCAGCTATGGAGGAGCTAATCCGAATGGCTCAAATTGGTGAACCTTTGTGGATGAATAGCATTGATGGATCAACTACTGTGCTCAATGAGGATGAGTACATTCGAACATTTCCTCGTGGAATTGTGCCAAAACAATCTGGATTCAAATGTGAAGCTTCGCGGGAGAGTGCTGTTGTCATTATGAACCACAATAACCTTGTTGAGATTCTCATGGATGTG AATCAATGGTCAACTGTATTTTCGGGGATTGTATCAAGAGCTATGACTCTGGATGTGCTATCAACTGGAGTAGCAGGAAACTACAATGGAGCCTTGCAAGTG ATGACAGCCGAATTTCAAGTACCATCTCCATTGGTTCCAACTCGTGAGAGTTATTTTGTGAGGTACTGTAAGCAGCATGTCGATGGCACTTGGGCAGTGGTTGATGTCTCCTTGGACAATCAACGCGGCTATACTTCTGCTCTGAAATCATGCCAAAGAAGACCTTCTGGTTGTCTCATCCAAGAAATGCCAAATGGATACTCAAAG GTTACATGGATTGAGCATGTAGAAGTGGATGAAAGAGGTGTTCACAATCTGTACAAGCAGCTGGTCAACTCTGGCAATGCATTCGGGGCAAAAAGATGGGTTGCGACCTTGGACCGCCAATGTGAGCGTCTTGCCAGCGCCTTGGCGACAAACATCCCTACCGGTGATGTTGGTG TGATAACAACTCAAGAAGGGAGGAAGAGCATGTTGAAGCTGGCCGAGAGAATGGTTATAAGTTTCTGTGCTGGAGTGAGTGCATCTACCACTCATACATGGACGACGCTCTCTGGAACAGGGGCTGATGATGTTCGTGTGATGACCCGAAAGAGTGTGGATGATCCAGGCAGGCCTCCAGGCATTGTTCTCAGCGCTGCAACCTCATTCTGGCTTCCTGTCCCCCCCAAAAGGGTCTTTGAGTTCCTTCGTGATGAGAACTCACGAAATGAG TGGGATATCCTCTCCAATGGTGGCGTCGTGCAAGAAATGGCGCACATAGCCAACGGACGTGACACTGGGAACTGCGTGTCACTACTTCGAGTAAAT AGTGCCAATTCAAGTCAGAGCAACATGCTCATACTGCAGGAGAGCTGCACTGACTCAACGGCATCATATGTAATCTATGCCCCTGTGGACATAGTTGCTATGAATGTCGTTCTGAATGGCAGTGACCCTGACTATGTTGCCCTGCTGCCATCTGGGTTTGCTATACTCCCAGATGGAACTAGCGGGAGCAACAACGGGGAAGGTGAATCTGGAGGGTCCTTGTTGACTGTTGCCTTCCAGATCCTGGTGGATTCAGTTCCCACCGCAAAGCTGTCCCTGGGGTCTGTTGCAACAGTCAACAACCTCATAGCTTGCACAGTCGAGCGGATCAAGGCCTCATTGTCCTTGGACAATGAAGCCTGA